From one Lolium rigidum isolate FL_2022 chromosome 4, APGP_CSIRO_Lrig_0.1, whole genome shotgun sequence genomic stretch:
- the LOC124647251 gene encoding LOB domain-containing protein 15-like, whose translation MDTNPTRLQQPSPSLALRTAKSVPSGREGTRVNRPNQHRGRAIRPGKPGTPSSISAEEEEEQQQQIIPRRRKKGLSPTSRTLNHLADFGVDTSNRLLPSPPRPAGRNCTIDWQQDHEIGKKIKRESSASETGRMMAARRSSSLPTAGAGPGSAPSFNTMTPCAACKLLRRRCAQECTFSPFFSPMEPHKFASVHKVFGASNVSKMLLEVHESQRSDAANSLVYEANLRLRDPVYGCMGAIITLQQQVHALEAELAGVRAEITKHRYRPSASAAVNVPPSSHASQLLAASAAGGQRQAESSLGVGVAAVAGPVASASSSTTVYAAASSSTDYSSITHENVPYFG comes from the exons ATGGACACCAATCCAACACGCCTGCAGCAGCCGTCGCCATCTTTGGCTTTGAGAACAGCGAAAAGTGTCCCTTCCGGAAGGGAGGGAACTCGAGTCAACCGACCGAATCAGCACCGCGGCCGGGCCATCCGCCCGGGCAAACCAGGAACTCCCTCCAGCATCAgcgccgaggaagaagaagaacaacaacaGCAAATCATAccgagaaggaggaagaagggtcttTCTCCCACCAGCAGAACGCTCAACCATCTGGCCGATTTTGGTGTCGACACGTCGAACCGCCTCCTCCCCtcaccaccaaggccggccggaaGAAACTGCACAAT TGATTGGCAGCAAGACCATGAGATAGGGAAGAAGATCAAGCGGGAGTCATCAGCATCTGAGACTGgccggatgatggcggcgcggaggagcagcagccTGCCTACGGCGGGCGCCGGGCCTGGGTCGGCCCCATCGTTCAACACGATGACTCCTTGTGCAGCGTGTAAGCTGCTCCGGCGGCGTTGTGCGCAGGAGTGCACTTTCTCACCCTTCTTCTCGCCGATGGAGCCGCACAAGTTCGCCTCGGTTCATAAGGTCTTTGGTGCCAGCAACGTCTCCAAGATGCTCCTG GAGGTGCACGAGAGCCAGCGCAGCGACGCGGCGAACAGCCTGGTGTACGAGGCGAACCTGCGGCTTCGTGATCCCGTGTACGGCTGCATGGGCGCCATCATCACCCTGCAGCAGCAGGTGCACGCCCTCGAGGCCGAGCTCGCCGGCGTCCGCGCGGAGATCACCAAGCACAGGTACCGCCCATCTGCCTCCGCAGCCGTGAATGTGCCACCCTCTTCGCACGCATCCCAGCTCCTCGCTGCGTCGGCAGCAGGAGGCCAACGGCAGGCTGAATCGTCCTTGGGAGTGGGCGTCGCTGCTGTGGCAGGGCCTGTGGCTtccgcgtcgtcgtcgacgacggtgTACGCCGCCGCGTCGAGCTCCACTGACTACAGCTCCATCACGCATGAAAATGTTCCATATTTCGGTTGA